From Triticum aestivum cultivar Chinese Spring chromosome 4A, IWGSC CS RefSeq v2.1, whole genome shotgun sequence, a single genomic window includes:
- the LOC123087634 gene encoding CRIB domain-containing protein RIC4, with amino-acid sequence MNMPCLRPSALCLPLLCFVLRGYKTRRPKNACNTTLHLSSSLSSYQSPAKAPMKDRAGFHFSIGCMSQSAVAVADPLRKKPPAPAPQQQADNPSSSSITTQDRAPREEGTGGDEKAKEGIVAAGVQRLLKGIKTFFAAYDGEEEEEEEEREIVIGYPTDVQHVGHIGWDGLNKVGGMGMVGAFSVPSSLPLRQLEIAMDPGAATTTCTN; translated from the exons ATGAATATGCCCTGTCTCCGTCCCTCTGCTTTGTGCCTTCCTTTGCTTTGCTTTGTGCTTCGCGGCTATAAGACACGCCGGCCCAAGAACGCATGCAACACCACTCTGCATCTttcttcctccttgtcttcgtATCAATCTCCAGCTAAGGCTCCGATGAAGGACCGCGCCGGCTTCCACTTCTCCATCGGCTGCATGTCGCagtccgccgtcgccgtcgccgacccGCTCCGCAAGAAGCCACCAGCACCGGCGCCGCAGCAGCAGGCCGataacccctcctcctcctccatcaccACACAGG ACAGAGCACCCCGAGAGGAAGGGACCGGCGGTGATGAGAAGGCAAAAGAAGGGATCGTCGCAGCAGGGGTGCAGCGGCTGCTCAAGGGGATCAAGACCTTCTTCGCGGCGtacgacggcgaggaagaagaagaggaggaggagcgggagatCGTGATCGGGTACCCCACGGACGTGCAGCACGTCGGGCACATCGGCTGGGACGGTCTCAACAAGGTGGGCGGCATGGGCATGGTCGGCGCCTTCTCTGTgccctcctccctccctctccgCCAGCTCGAGATCGCCATGGACCCCGGCGCCGCAACCACCACCTGCACCAACTGA